Proteins from a single region of Bdellovibrio bacteriovorus HD100:
- the rsmG gene encoding 16S rRNA (guanine(527)-N(7))-methyltransferase RsmG: MKDNQEQAAPIVYWRIDEWFPDLSPDLRTRLKTYHEELLKFNRTLNLISAKTVFVADALHFADSIMASQAIMKSNPSLDKIYDLGSGNGFPGMIFALLYPKVQVVLVEFDQKKCEFLNHVAGVLKLSNVTVENRTIESFPDGSMKYVMARGLANISKSIMMTRKVVPKGGVFYHLKSEEWGIEVGDIPTQLCSVWAPSLVGEYKLPIGAIKFSVVKTDKIA; this comes from the coding sequence TTGAAGGACAATCAGGAGCAGGCAGCACCGATAGTATACTGGCGCATTGATGAGTGGTTCCCTGATCTAAGTCCAGATCTTAGAACTCGACTTAAGACCTATCACGAAGAGCTTTTAAAGTTTAATCGCACACTGAATCTTATTTCGGCCAAAACAGTTTTTGTGGCCGATGCTTTGCATTTTGCTGATTCTATCATGGCCTCTCAGGCCATCATGAAATCCAATCCAAGCCTGGATAAAATCTATGACCTGGGGTCTGGCAACGGCTTCCCAGGGATGATCTTTGCCCTGCTGTATCCGAAAGTGCAAGTGGTGCTGGTTGAGTTTGATCAGAAGAAGTGTGAATTCTTGAACCACGTCGCGGGTGTTCTAAAACTTTCGAATGTCACCGTTGAGAACAGAACCATCGAGTCTTTCCCGGATGGGTCTATGAAGTATGTGATGGCCCGAGGGCTGGCGAATATTTCCAAGTCTATTATGATGACCCGTAAAGTAGTCCCTAAAGGTGGGGTTTTTTATCACCTGAAAAGTGAAGAGTGGGGGATTGAGGTGGGAGACATCCCAACTCAGCTTTGTTCCGTATGGGCGCCGTCACTTGTGGGAGAATACAAGCTTCCTATCGGGGCTATTAAGTTTTCTGTGGTGAAAACAGACAAAATCGCGTGA
- the mnmE gene encoding tRNA uridine-5-carboxymethylaminomethyl(34) synthesis GTPase MnmE, translating to MIRGDRDKDTICAISTPHGVGGISVIRVSGPQTLNIVSKICQFLPAHPESHKVYFGNLKNSQTGDEIDEVLATYFKEGRSFTGEEVIEISCHGSPLICQTILNQLVNLGARPADRGEFTFRAFMNGKLDLVQAESVLSLIESQSQQAAKLALRQLKGTLSHKLEEIEDDMTWILAHAEASIDFSTEGIEVIEENVIQVRLKKIEAGLKELVATFKVGRLLKDGFRIVLTGLPNVGKSSLLNLFLEDERAIVTDIPGTTRDVIHGDTTFEGVKFTFVDTAGLRDEATDLVERIGIQKSYEAQNESDVVFFVYDIEKGLGAEELQILESLDPAKTYILANKTDKIGGSKPLETVEKTLKNSKFFQKLADPAAFFTRRVFFVSALDKKVRSEVLKDLVKEFADLQVENTVLISNARHFENLTRALENTQRSQSVVAQGLGAEFLALEFKEALIAIHETLGKRFDDQIMDRVFKEFCIGK from the coding sequence ATGATCCGCGGAGATCGTGATAAAGATACAATCTGTGCGATCTCCACTCCTCATGGAGTGGGCGGTATCTCTGTTATCAGAGTCAGTGGGCCCCAGACTTTGAATATCGTCTCCAAAATCTGCCAGTTTTTGCCGGCACATCCTGAGTCTCATAAAGTCTATTTTGGGAATCTGAAAAATTCCCAGACGGGTGATGAGATTGATGAGGTTCTGGCAACCTACTTTAAAGAAGGCCGCTCTTTTACGGGTGAAGAGGTTATTGAAATCTCCTGCCACGGAAGTCCGCTGATCTGCCAAACTATTCTAAATCAATTAGTCAATCTGGGGGCTCGTCCGGCCGATCGTGGGGAATTCACTTTCCGTGCGTTCATGAACGGGAAGCTGGATCTGGTTCAGGCGGAATCCGTTCTTTCTTTGATTGAGTCCCAAAGTCAGCAGGCCGCGAAACTGGCTTTGCGCCAGCTTAAAGGGACCCTTTCCCACAAGCTTGAAGAGATTGAAGATGATATGACCTGGATTTTGGCGCACGCCGAAGCCAGCATTGATTTTTCCACTGAGGGCATTGAAGTCATCGAAGAAAACGTCATTCAGGTCCGTCTGAAAAAAATCGAAGCGGGTCTGAAAGAGCTGGTGGCCACTTTCAAAGTGGGCCGTCTGCTGAAAGATGGTTTCCGCATTGTTCTGACGGGCCTTCCGAATGTGGGTAAATCAAGTTTGTTGAACTTGTTCCTGGAAGATGAACGGGCCATCGTGACCGACATCCCGGGGACCACCCGTGATGTGATTCACGGGGATACGACTTTTGAAGGCGTGAAGTTCACTTTCGTCGACACCGCCGGTCTTCGTGATGAAGCCACGGATTTGGTGGAGAGAATTGGTATCCAGAAAAGTTATGAAGCCCAGAATGAATCCGATGTGGTGTTCTTTGTTTACGACATCGAAAAGGGCCTGGGGGCTGAAGAGCTGCAGATTTTGGAGTCTTTGGATCCGGCAAAAACCTATATTCTGGCCAATAAAACCGACAAAATAGGGGGGTCTAAACCCCTGGAAACTGTCGAAAAAACACTGAAAAACAGTAAATTTTTCCAAAAACTCGCCGACCCCGCGGCTTTCTTCACAAGAAGGGTGTTCTTTGTCAGCGCTCTTGATAAAAAGGTGCGTTCCGAGGTGCTTAAGGACCTGGTGAAAGAGTTCGCCGATTTGCAGGTGGAAAACACAGTGCTGATTTCCAACGCCCGTCATTTCGAGAATCTGACCCGCGCCCTTGAAAACACCCAACGTTCACAATCAGTCGTGGCGCAAGGGTTGGGGGCTGAGTTTTTGGCTCTTGAGTTTAAAGAAGCTCTCATTGCGATTCACGAAACTTTGGGGAAACGGTTTGATGATCAGATCATGGACCGCGTCTTTAAAGAGTTTTGTATCGGGAAATAA
- a CDS encoding ParA family protein gives MAKTICIANQKGGVGKTTTSVNLSSALASLGKRVLLIDMDPQGNASSGLGIKRYESQDANSYHVLIGEKTLTEATQKTSNPNLQVSTANPDLVGAEIELVDMPQREYRLKQAIATVADQYDFVIIDCPPSLGLLTLNSLNAADSFLVPLQCEYYALEGLSQLLNTAGLIKKNLNPQLHIEGIVLTMFDIRNNLSHQVVTEIKNHFGEKVFNAIIPRNVRLSEAPSHGQSIFEYDSKSIGAVRYLELAREVIARSEVKVTPEMAPQTEQMA, from the coding sequence ATGGCAAAAACAATCTGCATAGCGAATCAAAAGGGTGGTGTTGGTAAGACAACGACGTCTGTGAACCTCTCTTCCGCCTTGGCGTCTCTTGGAAAAAGAGTTCTTTTGATCGACATGGACCCTCAAGGTAATGCCTCCAGTGGTTTGGGTATCAAAAGATACGAAAGCCAGGATGCGAATAGCTACCATGTGCTTATCGGCGAAAAAACTCTGACCGAGGCTACTCAAAAGACATCCAACCCAAACCTTCAAGTATCCACGGCTAATCCTGATCTGGTGGGCGCGGAGATTGAATTGGTTGATATGCCGCAGCGTGAATACCGCCTGAAACAAGCCATTGCGACAGTCGCTGACCAGTATGACTTCGTGATCATCGATTGCCCTCCATCATTGGGTCTTTTGACTTTGAACTCCTTGAATGCGGCGGACAGTTTCCTGGTTCCTCTTCAGTGTGAGTACTATGCACTTGAAGGGCTTAGTCAGCTGTTGAATACCGCGGGACTAATCAAAAAGAACTTGAATCCTCAACTGCATATCGAAGGCATCGTTCTGACGATGTTTGATATCCGGAATAATCTGAGTCACCAAGTTGTGACCGAGATTAAGAACCACTTTGGCGAAAAAGTATTCAACGCCATCATACCAAGAAATGTACGCCTCAGTGAGGCACCAAGCCATGGACAATCCATCTTCGAGTACGACAGCAAATCCATCGGCGCCGTCAGATACCTGGAGCTTGCACGCGAAGTGATAGCACGCTCTGAAGTGAAAGTGACGCCGGAAATGGCTCCACAGACAGAACAAATGGCATAA
- the mnmG gene encoding tRNA uridine-5-carboxymethylaminomethyl(34) synthesis enzyme MnmG: MANKKYDVIVVGAGHAGIEACLSSARLGLNTLMVTTNTDRIGYMSCNPSIGGLAKGHMVREIDVLGGQMGVAADETCIQYKRLNASKGPAVRGTRVQNDKHLYSQFQKEALYNQPNLEVLQGEVKRLILEKDLCVGVVLQDGSEIFGKATIITTGTFMNGVMHIGLRQEAGGRVGDQPSIGLSDQLAQFGFEVKRLKTGTPARLLKDSIDWSKTIPQAGDEKVYPFSFRSSDKLKLPQVLCYLTRTTEETHDIIRGNLDKSPMYCGIIEGVGPRYCPSIEDKITRFAERTSHQTFLEPEGLSTDLIYLQGISTSLPEDVQDRFLKTIPGLENVKVARYGYAVEYDYIEPTQIWHRLETRTIRQLFLAGQINGTSGYEEAAAQGLIAGINAAHSILGREEFILGRDQAYMGVMIDDLVTKGTREPYRMFTSRAEHRLVLREDNTIDRLSDLGRKLGLVSAESFELLTNLRERRQVLHDRLKNTVLYPTKDIQAILATIPTPAMSKSLTFEELLRRPELTSSHLELLNFELDPDPNVVEPVEIEVKYSGYVKRQMDLIVQSKRLEEMLLPDDLAYAEIRGLSNEEKDKLLRVKPRTLGQAQRISGVNPSAIQAIMIHLKGHKKIKEMGLEGQSGAGSTDSILAH; the protein is encoded by the coding sequence ATGGCTAACAAAAAGTATGATGTGATTGTTGTCGGTGCCGGCCACGCGGGTATTGAGGCGTGTCTGTCTTCCGCACGTTTGGGTCTGAACACCTTGATGGTGACTACCAACACGGATCGTATCGGTTACATGAGTTGCAACCCGTCCATCGGGGGACTTGCCAAGGGACACATGGTTCGAGAGATCGATGTGTTGGGCGGTCAGATGGGTGTTGCAGCTGATGAAACCTGCATCCAGTACAAACGCTTGAACGCCTCTAAAGGTCCCGCGGTTCGCGGCACCCGTGTTCAGAACGACAAGCACTTGTATTCTCAATTCCAGAAAGAGGCTTTATACAACCAGCCAAACCTTGAGGTTCTTCAAGGCGAAGTAAAACGCCTGATCCTGGAAAAGGATCTGTGTGTGGGTGTGGTGTTGCAAGACGGCTCCGAGATTTTCGGAAAAGCGACCATCATCACCACCGGCACATTCATGAACGGGGTTATGCATATCGGTCTTCGCCAGGAGGCCGGCGGCCGGGTGGGGGATCAGCCTTCCATCGGTTTGTCTGATCAGTTGGCGCAATTCGGTTTTGAGGTGAAACGCCTAAAAACCGGAACTCCGGCGCGTTTGCTGAAAGACTCTATCGACTGGTCTAAAACCATCCCGCAAGCCGGGGATGAAAAGGTTTATCCTTTCAGTTTCAGATCCTCGGATAAGTTGAAACTTCCCCAGGTGCTTTGTTACCTGACCCGCACCACCGAAGAAACTCACGACATCATCCGTGGGAATCTGGATAAATCCCCTATGTACTGCGGGATTATTGAAGGTGTGGGCCCTCGTTATTGCCCGTCGATTGAAGACAAGATCACCCGCTTTGCGGAAAGAACCAGCCACCAGACATTCCTGGAACCGGAAGGTCTTTCCACGGATTTGATTTATCTGCAGGGTATTTCCACCAGCCTTCCGGAAGACGTTCAGGATCGTTTCTTAAAAACCATCCCGGGTCTTGAGAATGTGAAAGTTGCACGCTACGGCTATGCCGTTGAGTACGACTATATTGAGCCGACTCAGATCTGGCATCGCCTGGAAACCAGAACCATTCGTCAGTTGTTCCTGGCCGGACAGATCAACGGAACTTCCGGTTATGAAGAAGCAGCCGCTCAAGGTCTGATTGCCGGAATCAATGCGGCTCACAGTATTTTGGGTCGTGAGGAGTTCATTTTGGGCCGCGATCAAGCCTATATGGGTGTGATGATCGACGATCTTGTGACGAAGGGCACGCGCGAACCGTATCGCATGTTCACCTCGCGCGCAGAACACCGTTTGGTTTTGCGAGAAGATAATACTATTGACAGGTTGAGTGACCTGGGTCGCAAACTGGGTCTTGTTTCTGCAGAGTCTTTCGAGCTTTTGACGAATCTGCGGGAGCGTCGTCAGGTTTTGCACGATCGATTGAAGAACACCGTGCTTTATCCGACCAAAGACATTCAAGCGATTCTGGCGACAATTCCGACTCCAGCTATGTCGAAGTCTTTAACTTTCGAGGAGTTGCTGCGTCGTCCTGAACTTACGAGTTCACACCTGGAACTGCTGAATTTTGAGCTGGATCCGGATCCAAATGTGGTTGAGCCGGTGGAAATTGAAGTGAAGTACTCAGGTTACGTGAAACGTCAGATGGACCTCATTGTTCAGTCAAAAAGACTGGAAGAAATGCTCCTTCCAGACGACTTGGCGTATGCTGAAATCCGCGGTCTTTCCAATGAAGAGAAGGATAAGCTGCTGCGCGTCAAGCCCCGTACCTTAGGTCAAGCTCAACGCATAAGTGGTGTCAATCCATCCGCTATTCAGGCTATAATGATCCATCTAAAAGGTCATAAAAAGATCAAGGAGATGGGGCTTGAAGGACAATCAGGAGCAGGCAGCACCGATAGTATACTGGCGCATTGA
- a CDS encoding bactofilin family protein, with protein MTAILDQGTHFEGKLSFEGTVQIGGDFKGEIFTKDTIVINEGASVTAQIEADTIVISGRVEGNLFARRRVIMHPPAIFKGTVTSPSLRIDEGVVFEGASYMPKS; from the coding sequence GTGACGGCAATCCTTGACCAGGGGACCCATTTCGAAGGAAAGCTCAGCTTCGAGGGGACGGTTCAGATTGGTGGCGACTTTAAGGGGGAAATCTTTACTAAGGACACCATCGTTATCAACGAAGGGGCCTCTGTCACGGCCCAGATCGAAGCCGATACTATCGTTATTTCCGGCCGGGTTGAGGGAAATCTCTTTGCCCGTCGCAGGGTTATAATGCACCCTCCGGCCATCTTCAAAGGCACCGTAACATCCCCAAGTCTGCGTATCGACGAAGGGGTCGTTTTCGAGGGTGCGTCCTACATGCCTAAGTCTTAG
- the yidC gene encoding membrane protein insertase YidC: protein MQQKNNNPSFFDPKTLIAVAAVAIVYYGWNTYLGKKYPDYNKPKTQTEQSSKPATAATTSETPAATANTVDTKSEIMETPTTAKEFHFENDKVSFVMTSFGMGLKGYTINNYQDKEKNNIKLGVSNTDGLFEMRWAGDSKPLTFDVAEQAPGHYVGTAQVGETVIKRELKFNSETSSFTNTISVTNPTEDFKKGFSLLIPESIHTHASTSFLFPSYEHQDFFVTHNGGKHDTVNFSGATEDVVKDFPATSLVSVSSQYFAAAILDKSEIMPEVKLNAQINAKTAMAELVYKPASVKPEMTFSEVFYAGPKSIDALKAVDPEMASLIDFGFFGFIARPLLYVMKAAHSVVGNWGFAIIILTLLVRLCVLPFNIMSFKSMKAMQKVQPIIQGLREKYKEDPMRLNQEMMAVMKQNGANPLGGCLPMLLQIPVFFALYRVIGSSIELYNSPFILWITDLSSHDKFYVLPVSMAVFMYIQQKITPSTMDPTQAKIMAFLPVVFSLFMLQLPAGLTLYMVVSTLFGIIQQWLIMREPKTKAVTA from the coding sequence CCGTCATTCTTTGATCCCAAAACACTTATCGCCGTGGCTGCCGTAGCTATTGTTTACTACGGGTGGAACACTTACCTCGGTAAAAAATATCCTGACTATAACAAGCCAAAAACTCAGACCGAGCAATCCAGCAAACCAGCGACCGCTGCGACCACTTCTGAAACTCCTGCTGCCACAGCAAACACCGTCGATACAAAATCTGAAATCATGGAAACGCCAACAACGGCGAAAGAATTCCATTTCGAAAACGACAAAGTTTCCTTTGTTATGACCAGCTTCGGTATGGGTTTGAAGGGTTACACCATCAACAACTACCAGGATAAAGAAAAGAACAACATCAAGCTGGGTGTTTCCAATACGGATGGTCTGTTTGAAATGCGCTGGGCAGGGGACTCTAAACCTCTGACATTTGATGTGGCGGAACAGGCTCCTGGACATTACGTGGGGACCGCTCAAGTTGGCGAAACGGTCATTAAACGTGAATTGAAGTTCAACTCTGAGACGTCCTCTTTCACTAACACGATTTCCGTAACCAACCCGACAGAAGACTTTAAAAAAGGCTTCTCTTTGTTGATTCCGGAATCCATCCACACGCACGCTTCCACGTCCTTCCTGTTCCCTTCCTATGAACATCAGGATTTCTTTGTCACTCACAACGGTGGCAAACACGACACTGTGAATTTCAGCGGCGCTACCGAAGATGTGGTGAAGGACTTCCCTGCGACGTCTCTTGTGTCAGTAAGTTCCCAGTACTTTGCAGCGGCTATTTTGGACAAGTCCGAGATTATGCCGGAAGTGAAACTGAATGCTCAGATCAACGCTAAAACCGCGATGGCTGAACTGGTTTACAAGCCAGCCTCTGTGAAGCCTGAAATGACTTTCTCCGAGGTGTTCTATGCCGGTCCTAAATCCATCGATGCTTTGAAAGCGGTGGATCCAGAAATGGCAAGCCTGATTGATTTTGGTTTCTTCGGCTTTATCGCCCGTCCACTTCTTTATGTGATGAAAGCGGCTCACTCTGTTGTTGGCAACTGGGGTTTTGCGATCATCATTCTGACTTTGCTGGTTCGTTTGTGCGTATTGCCGTTCAATATCATGTCCTTCAAATCCATGAAGGCGATGCAAAAGGTTCAGCCGATCATCCAGGGTCTGCGTGAGAAGTACAAAGAAGATCCAATGCGTTTGAACCAGGAAATGATGGCCGTGATGAAACAAAACGGCGCCAATCCCCTGGGCGGCTGTCTGCCGATGCTGCTTCAGATCCCGGTGTTCTTCGCTTTGTACCGCGTGATTGGTTCTTCCATCGAGCTTTACAATTCTCCGTTCATCCTGTGGATCACGGACCTGAGCTCTCATGACAAGTTCTATGTGTTGCCGGTTTCCATGGCGGTCTTCATGTACATTCAGCAGAAGATCACTCCAAGCACGATGGATCCAACTCAGGCGAAGATCATGGCGTTCCTGCCAGTGGTGTTCTCGCTCTTCATGTTGCAACTTCCGGCCGGTCTGACTCTTTATATGGTTGTCAGTACGCTGTTTGGTATCATCCAGCAATGGCTGATCATGAGAGAGCCAAAGACCAAAGCGGTCACCGCTTAG
- a CDS encoding Jag family protein has translation MGFFSKLFGGKSKGANNEVEALVEKTLEGIIEKAQFELSFEIVTEKEEDGSVTLAVQFSGADEEILKDKKGQMLDAFQLFLKRVIQHNFPEDKTNITVDCGGYRDESANALIERAENLKAICIEQGKSVYYRALPPKDRKVVHQYLAKDPRVKSRSLGDGLYKKIKIYPAKGGSNNAAGAEEAAHD, from the coding sequence ATGGGTTTTTTTAGTAAGCTTTTCGGGGGGAAAAGCAAAGGTGCTAACAATGAAGTGGAAGCCCTTGTTGAAAAAACTTTGGAAGGGATCATCGAGAAAGCTCAGTTTGAACTGTCTTTCGAGATCGTGACTGAAAAAGAAGAAGACGGCTCCGTAACATTGGCAGTTCAGTTCTCTGGCGCTGATGAAGAGATTCTGAAAGACAAAAAAGGACAAATGCTGGATGCATTCCAGTTGTTCTTAAAACGCGTGATCCAGCACAACTTCCCTGAAGATAAAACAAATATCACAGTGGACTGCGGTGGATACCGTGATGAATCCGCAAATGCTCTGATCGAGCGTGCGGAAAACCTGAAAGCAATCTGCATCGAGCAGGGGAAATCTGTTTATTACAGAGCTCTGCCGCCGAAAGATCGCAAAGTTGTTCACCAGTACCTGGCAAAAGATCCGCGCGTAAAAAGCCGTTCTTTGGGTGATGGTCTGTACAAAAAAATCAAAATCTATCCGGCTAAAGGCGGCTCTAACAATGCTGCTGGTGCGGAAGAAGCTGCTCACGACTAG
- a CDS encoding ParB/RepB/Spo0J family partition protein — MSDIAVESSNKKKGLGRGLGSLLGGPAPEQTPAAPKAAAAAPSINNTVASTPAPAAAPQVATPVAPPVDPESKIWKVGIDKLSPGQYQPRRTFEKEPLQELAQSIKENGILQPIVARRTASGKLEIVAGERRWRASQLAGLHEVPVILKNYDDKQALELAIVENIQREDLNPIEEAEGYSRLISEFKLSQQQVAEKVGRDRATVANAVRLLSLPDSVKEMISGNELSVGHAKVLLSLQDPKKQIEFAKKVVNEKIAVRKLEKMVQAVVKGHEEVEEAPTFDSNVTQRLISGLSDELQKMLGTKVNIDYANSKGKITIHFYSDDELTNMVDRLKEGWQ; from the coding sequence ATGTCTGATATTGCTGTAGAATCCTCAAACAAGAAAAAAGGTCTGGGCCGCGGCCTGGGCTCCCTGCTCGGTGGCCCGGCTCCGGAGCAAACTCCGGCGGCTCCCAAGGCTGCTGCTGCTGCCCCATCTATTAATAATACTGTAGCTTCAACTCCCGCTCCAGCGGCTGCTCCTCAAGTAGCGACACCCGTCGCCCCTCCCGTAGATCCTGAGAGCAAAATCTGGAAAGTGGGAATTGACAAGCTTTCACCTGGTCAATACCAGCCTCGTAGAACATTTGAGAAAGAGCCGCTTCAGGAACTTGCTCAGTCTATTAAAGAGAACGGTATTCTTCAGCCCATCGTGGCTCGTCGTACGGCTTCCGGGAAACTGGAAATCGTGGCCGGTGAACGCCGCTGGCGTGCATCCCAACTGGCGGGATTGCATGAAGTTCCAGTTATCCTTAAGAATTACGACGACAAACAAGCGCTGGAACTGGCGATTGTTGAGAACATTCAGCGTGAAGATCTGAATCCGATCGAGGAAGCTGAAGGTTATTCCCGTCTGATTTCTGAGTTCAAATTGTCCCAGCAGCAGGTGGCTGAAAAAGTCGGCCGTGATCGTGCGACGGTGGCCAACGCCGTTCGTTTGTTGTCTTTGCCTGACTCTGTGAAAGAGATGATCTCTGGAAATGAACTTTCCGTGGGTCACGCAAAAGTTCTTCTGTCTTTGCAGGATCCGAAGAAACAGATCGAATTTGCGAAAAAAGTGGTGAACGAAAAAATCGCGGTTCGTAAGCTTGAAAAAATGGTGCAAGCCGTCGTGAAAGGTCACGAGGAAGTTGAAGAGGCGCCAACTTTTGATTCTAATGTAACCCAGCGTTTGATTTCTGGTTTGAGCGATGAGCTTCAGAAAATGCTGGGTACGAAAGTGAACATTGATTACGCCAATTCAAAAGGTAAAATCACCATTCACTTCTATTCCGATGATGAACTGACCAATATGGTAGATAGGCTTAAAGAAGGATGGCAGTAA